ACGCAAATTCTCTGGGTATGAAAGTAATCGCCGCCGATCCGGCTGTTGATGCCAATGCTATGTCGCGGCATAGCGCCGAAAAAGTTTCCATGGAAGAGCTTTTTAAAAAATCAGACGTTTTGTCGGTGCATGTCTTGCTTACCGAGGCGACGCAGAGTTTGATCAAAGAAGACCATTTGAAACTAATGAAGCCCACGGCGCATTTTATAAACACTGCCCGGGCGGAGATAGTAGAAAAAGGAGCTTTGGAAAAAGCTTTGCGAGAAAACTGGATTGCCGGCGCGGCGGTGGATGTGATGTGGGATGAGGAGGGGAGCGGCGCGCATCTGGCCAAGAGCGAACTTTGGGACATAGCGAAAGGCGGTCAGCATAATTTGATAATCGTTCCACATATTGGTGGGGCCACTTACGACGCGATGCAAATAACAGAGGAGTTTATTGCGGATCTAGTAAAGAAAGAATTGCTGAAGTAAGTTAAACTTAAACCATGATCGTTTGGTTTTTATTTGCGCTTTCTAACGCTTTTAGCTATTCGGCGCACAATGCTTATAGTAAATATGTAATTTCTTATTCCAAGCTTTCTAAGTCGGCCGTTATCTTTCTTTCTTCCTTGGTTGCCTCGATCGCTTTATTTTCCGCTGCCTACATTAATGGCATTCCCCAGTTAGATCGAACCTTTTGGATAGCGGTTGTGGTTACCGGCCTTATTAATTCCATCACCGCTCCAATGTTGTTACGCGCCTATCAATTGGGAGAATTTTCTCGAGTTTTTTCGGTGTCTCTTTTGACCCCAGTATTCTTATTATTTACGGCCTTTATATTTCTTGGAGAGATACCTCGTCCATTGGGAATTTTTGGAGTTATGCTGACGGTGGTCGGTTTGTGGTTTGTAGAAAGAGATTCTCGCAAGGAAGTAAAAAAAGAGCTTGCCCCGGAGGCGGGAAAGATCGATCGTGGAGTTTTACTAGCGATCGGCGTGGCCTTGCTTTCTTCAGTCACTGTTAATTTCGATAAATTGGCCGCCCAGCACTCAAGTGTGTTCTTCGGTCCGGCGGTGGCACTCGCAATCATGGCTTTTACTAGCGGTAGTTATTTGATGTTGATTGGAAAATTCCGCCCCTCGCATTTAAAGGGCATTGGCATGCAAGAGATTAGAGGCGTGATTTCTTTAGGTTTGATCGGTGCTTTAAGCAACGTTCTTTTCAATGTGGCGCTATTGATTGGTTTGGCTGTTTACACCATCGCCATTAAAAGAATGGGAATATTATTCGGAATTTTGTGGGGTTGGCTGTTTTTTAAGGAAAAAGATATTGCAAAAAAGCTGATCGGGGCGATGATTGCAATCGGTGGCGTGGTCTTGATACTCTTTAGCTAATGAATAGCGAAAAGATTTGGGAGAAAATTCAAAAAGGGGTATTTATAATCGCTGAAGTCGGCAAGAATTTTATCCAGACAGAAGAAGACCAGCCAGTTGGGGTTTATCTGGAGAATGCCAAGAGGCTCGTTGATGAGGCGGTGGCCGCCGGGGCTGATGCCGTAAAGATACAGACTCATAGCGTGGAGGATGAGATCCTGAATATCAATTTTGTCTCCCCGCATTTTCCAAATTGGAAGAGCGGCGATCGTTATGGTTGGGTGACCAGGAATACCAAAGGCACTCCGGTCAAGGAATTTTTGCTGCCATTGATGCAATATGCCAAAGAAAAAGGGATATTTCTTTTTTCTACACCGATGAGCCGAGGAGCGGCCAAAATTTTACATGAACAAGTGAACACCCAGCTTTGGAAGATCGGCTCCGGCGACATTTTGGATTTCGTAATGTTGGATTATTTGCGCAATACCGATAAGCCAATAATGCTTTCCTCCGGTATGAGTACTCTGGAAGAGGTGGAAAAAGCCGTGAACTTTTTGCGGGAGAAAAATCCGAGAGTGGCGTTGTTGCACTGTGTTTCCAAGTATCCCTGCCCGCCGGAGGATCTTTCTTTGAGAACAATGGATCTTTATCGAAGAAAGTTTGATATGCCGATCGGTTTCTCGGATCACTCAATTGGAATTGAGCCTGACATATTGGCGGTTGCAATGGGCGCTACTATTTTGGAAAAACACTTTTCGGTTTCCCGTGATGTCTGGGGTCCGGATCACAAGGTTTCTATGACCCCCGCGGAATTGCGCGATTTGGTGAGGGGCGTACGTGAGCTGGAAAATAATCCTGCTAAGAAAAAAGAAATTTTGGAAAGTGACTATGGACGCCGTGGAATGGGTGCCGAGGAGAAGGTGCTACAGGACGGAGAGACGGTTTTCCGGCCTTTGTTTCGAAAGGCGTTGATGGCTAGTCAAGATATTCCCCCTGGAATTGAAATAACAAAAGAAATGCTTTATGCCATGCGTCCGCAGGCGATGGCCGGCGGTTTGCCGTCGGAGAAGTATAAAGAAGTGTTGGGTAAGAAAACTAAAATTGCATTAAAAAAGTTTGATCCGATAACTATCGAAGTTCTTATGTAGTTGTTTCTGCCAATTATAGCAAGGAATGGCAGAAATCCGTTGTTGCCATTTTAGCTTAATTTCGGTATCATCTTGCTAGATTAATCCCCTTATAATTCATATGAGGGATTTCCTTGAAAAAAGGAGTTTAGAATGAAAGCGTTGCTTGTCGCGCATGACGTAGCGCCATCGCAGATTTTGGAAATGTTGGCGACGAATATGGAGAAGTCGGGTAGACATCTATGCAGGCGCTGTTTGGCGTTCGGGGTGGCTCCGGATCATCCGTTGGGCCTGGAGGAATTCAAGGAAGTCGATTTTGTTTTGATCGGCATGTCTTCTTCCGCAGTTTTGGCAAAGCAAGAGATCTTTGCCGCTAAAAACGCCGCAGAAAGAGGGATCCCCTTAGGGTTCGTAAGTGATCTTTTCGGCTGCTATAAGCGGCCTTGGTTGGCAGAATATCGGAAGCATACAAAGTTCGTATTTTTGCCGGTTGCACAAGAAGTGCGGGGAGCAAAGTTCCTTTTCCCTAATGCCGAAGTGATCTTTTCAGGAAATCCTTGTTGGGAAAAATATTTTGAGCCGGCCAATCCGGTCGAGGACACAAGGGGAGCGTTGGGTTTCGGAATTGATGACAAGGTTATTATGTGTTCTGGGGGCAAGGGTTTGGTATTGAATATGCTTCTTTACGGTGGAGTTATAGAGGCGGCGCATTTGCTGGATAAAAGATCACAAGAGGGTTGGCGCGTGGTCATTAATCTTCATCCAGGCGATCGAAGTGACCCCGAACTTTATTCTGGATTTGTTACTCATAGTAAGGTTCCGGTGAGAATAGTTCGCGCTCCCGAATTCAGCGCGCACAATCTCATCGCCGCGTCCGACCTTTTGGTGGCGCCGGCATCTAATACGGGCATTGAAGCCGCTTGCATGCGGAAGCCAGTCATCAACTACTTCACAGAACTTTATTTCAACGAAATGGAGAGTTACGACGGAATGAGGATTTGGCCTCCCTGCCAGATGGGTATCAGCTCGCAGGTTTCGAGCAATCCGAGCTCTCTGGCGAATAAGATCTTTGCCTTACTGGTCCACGGAGGCTATAAGCAAGAGATGTTGATTCGGCAGATGAATGTTTTCCCGGTAGTTGCTAACCCAGGCGAAGCTATAAAGAAAATTTGTCAGGCAATTGATTCCCTGGAAGGTCAATAGGTCCCCGATTTTCGGGGGCTTTTATTTTTCGATATTTTGCGCTACAATAACTTTTGTTATGTATCATCCCAAACTTGGCGTAATTGGTGTCGGATGGGTAGGCGCCCAGCTCAAACGATATTTTGAAGAATTTAAGGGCTACAAAACCGGCGTGGATCTGGTGACTTATGATATAGACCCGGCCAAATGCGTGGGCAATATTAATGATGCCGAGGTTATTTTCGTCGTCGTTCCGACTCCTCGTAGCCCGAAAGACGGCTCTTGTGATACTTCCATTGTGGAAAATGCGGTGAGTAAAGTGCAGGGGAGCAAGATAATTGTGGTGAAATCCACCATTCCTCCGGGCACTACTGCTCGCCTGCAAAAGCAATATCCGAATCACAAGTTTTTATTTAACCCGGAATTTTTGAGCGAGAAGACCGCTTGGCACGATATGTTGAACCCCGATCGCCAGATCGTTGGCTTTACCGAGCAGAGTATGGAAGCGGCCGGCCTTGTCCTTTCCTTGTTACCGAAGGCTCCTTTTATGTCCCCGTGGGGGATCAGCACTTATAAACACACCCGCATCAGCGCCACTGAAGCTGAAATGATCAAATACGCCGGCAATGTCTACTTCGCGCAAAAAGTTAACTGGGCGAATGCTTTGGCCAAGGCTTCCGAGAAGCTCGGGGCGGATTATGAAAACGTGCGGCAGGGAATGTCGGCCGACCATCGTATTGGCGATTCACACTTGGATGTTATTCATGGTGGCTATCGTGGTTTCGGCGGCTATTGTTTCCCGAAAGACCTCTCCGCTTTTATGATGTTTGCCAAAGAAAATGGCTTGAATGATGTCCATGATCTTTTGTTGGCCGCTTGGAAATTCAACGGCGACCTTTTGGCGGCCCAAGGATTGAGTTATGATGATGTCAGCCGTCACATCAGCGATCTTGAGCTGATAGAGAAAAAGAAGAAATCCGGGAGTAATCGCGAATAATGAATTCTAAAACTTTAGCCAACTATTACATCTGGAGCATAAAAGCTCTGGTTTTTATAATTCCATTTCTCTCCCTTTGGATCTCCACCTCAATGTTCTTTCCTTATATCACGGGGCGGAATTTTGCCTTCCGTATTTTGGTAGAGCTGGCGCTTGTCCTCTGGTTGGCCTTGGTGGTTTTGAAAAAAGAATACCGGCCGAAGATGACGCCGATGACGATTGCGATTCTGGCGTTCGTAGCGATTATTGGTTTGGCCAATCTGCTGGGCGTGGATCCGTCGGGCAGTTTCTGGTCTCGCTTGGAAAGAATGGAGGGCTATATGATGATCCTGCATTTGGCCGCTTATTTCCTGGTGATGACCAATGTGTTTCGGACCAAAGATGAATGGCTTAATTTCTTTAAAGCGTTCGTGGGGGCAGGTATTTGGGTTGGGGTGTATGGAATGTTGCAGGTGTTGGGCATCAAGGAGGCCATTCAGGGAGGTGGTTTTCGTATTGATGGAACCATTGGCAACCCGACTTATTTGGCGGCTTATCTGACGCTGGTAATAGCTTTGGCGATTATCTTATTCGCGAATGCTACATCCAAATTTTGGAAGTATTTTTACGGTTCCACGATCGGTTTCTTTTTGATGGTAATGTTCTTTACGGTCAGCAGAGGAGCGGTCCTTTCTTTGGTTATGGCCACCCCCCTGTTCCTCGTCCTTTATCTGATATTCAAAAAACCGACATCAGCAGGGGAGTTCAGAACTAGAAAGCTCGTAATTGGATTGTTGGTCGCGGTGATTGTGGTGCCGGCTACTTTGTGGCTGATGCGTAATACAAGTCTGATTCAAAGTAATCGAGCCCTTGCCCGCCTTACTTCTATTTCTTTCAGTGAACACACAGTTCGTTCCCGCGTGATGATTTGGGGTATCGGCCTTCAGGCCTTTAAAGAGCGTCCAATTTTGGGTTGGGGGCAGGAGAATTTTATCCAGGCCTTTTCTAAATATTTCAATCCCGGATTGTATGACCAAGAGCCTTGGTTTGATCGTCCCCATAATATTATTTTTGAATGGCTGGTTAATGGCGGAGTCTTTGGGCTCGCCTCCTACCTCTCTCTTTATGGAGTTTTGTTCTATTACATATGGAAGCTTGGGCGGCGCAAGATTTTTACGATTACCGAATCTATTTTGGTCCTAGTGACTTTGGTGGCTTATTTTTTCCAGAACCTTTTCGTTTTCGAAAACTTCAATACCTATGTGCTTTTCTTTAGCATTGCCGCTTTCTTGAATCGCTCCTATGAGGAGTCTATGCCCAAGCATAGCGTGGAGGACTTGGGTGATCGCCGCTCGCAATCATACGCGGTTTTAATCGCCGGGTTGTTGATCGCATCGGCGGTGATCTATTTTGCGAATATCAAGCCGATCGCTCAAGCTCGCGGAATTATTACTGCCCTGAAAGCTACTGTTTCCTCCGGCAATCCCTTGGCCAATACCCTTGCTGCCTTCAAAGCGGCGATGGCCAAAAATACTTTTGCTAAAGGAGAGACTCTAGAGCAGTTGGCGCGCGTGGCCGGGTTGCTTTTGGGGCAGGGTAATTTTCCCACCGAAGCGAAGCTTCCCTTCCTCCGGTACGCCGTAGATGAGATAGAAAAATACTTAAAAGACAACCCGAAAAATATCCGGCTACATCTGATGGCGGCTAATTTGTATCAAGGGGGTCGCACCCTAGACCCTTCATATTTTGGGAAATCTCGCGAGCATCTGGAGATCGCTCGCCAATTAAGCCCAACCAAGCAGCAGATTCTTTTCCTGCAAGCCGATAATTACTTGCTCACCAATGAGGTTGAGAAAGCCCTGGACGTTTTGGAGGAAGCGGCTTCGTTGGAGCCTACTTATCGGGACGCGCAGGTAAATTATGCTACCGTGGGAATTTTCGCGAACCGAAATGATGTCGTGGTAAAGGTGGTGGAGGCGATGAATCAGAACCGGCTCAACAACCCCGATCTTAAATTACATCCGGCTTTGTTCCATAACTTTATTAGTGATTTGGCGAAATTGTTTGATGTGTATATGAGAGTAGGTCAGCCGCAAAACGCCAAAGCGCTGTATAGCTATTTGCTCAAGCTGGCACCGGACGCTAAATTGCAGGGACTTGAAGCGCCTTATCAGGAAATCGTTAACCGTCTTAAGGGGCAGCTGTAGTTATCCACAGGCGACACTTGCGTTGATTTCAAGCGCCTCTTATAATTAAAAAGTCGTTTTTCATAATAAAAAAATTAATAAAATAAAAATGGTTTTTTCTTTTAATAAAAAGCAGGTCTTGTCGGTTGTGGCGTCAGTGATGGTGTCGGTTTTTGCGGTTACGTTGATGGCGTCGGCCGTCAGCTATATTAGTGATACTAGCGTGGGTGTAGCTACGGCCACTCCCGGCGCGGCGATGGGTGTGAAAGGAGGCGGCATTTTTGAGGGTCTTGTGTCCGCTGATTATTACACATCTACCTCAACCGGAAGTTCTTGGTTGTTGGGCGCTTTGGGAATCGGCACCACTACCCCGGGAGCCGCGATAAGATTGGGCGTGAAGGGAAATTCTGATCTCGCGGGCACCGTGGTTGTAGCAGATGTTTTAGAAGCTTCCTACTTGATTGCTACCTCAACCACAGCTACCAGCACGGTTGGGTTCGGTTTGACTGTGGATACTACCAGCTTGGTTGTTGATGCCGGGAGTAATGGAGTTGGCGTTGCCACCTCCACTCTTGCGACGACTGCCGCCGCCCTCAATGTCACTTTGGGTGTCGGCGCTGGAACTGCCAGCAGCACCGTTTATGTAGGTGGTGGTCCCACTGTCGGCGCGGAAATTATTTTGCGGACGAATAATGGAATTGATTGCGTTTCCATCTCCGCTAGTAGCTTGGACGTAGATGCGGATAACTCTATTGCTTTGATTGGCCGATTAATTGAGTGCCCGACCGAATAAAGTTTTTTAAGAGCTTAATAAAACTAATGAAAAAAGTTCTCACAACTTTATCGGTGCTTGCCTTGTTGCCATCCCTTGTAGCTTTTGCGGCATACAATTCAGTCACGCTTAATAGCGGAAGTTCCATCGTAGTCTCCGTTGGGGGAAGCAATCTTACTTTGTCTGTAGCGAACGGCGCGGTGGAAACTCTAGAAGTGCTCACATCTTCCATGACTGCTACTTTAGTTTCTGGGTCTAGTCTGAATATTGCTTCAACAGATCGGAGAAATTTTACCTACACCGTAGGAAGCGCGATCGCCACCTTTACTTGTGGTAGCTCCTCTTCGGAATTGAGCATCAGCTCTGCAGGCACCCAGAATATTACAGTCACTCCTGGGACCACTACCTGCACAAGTCCTGATGCTGGTGGAGGAGCTGGCGGTGGTTCTTCACCATCTCCGTCTCCGAGCCCATCTCCGTCTCCGTCTCCCTCCCCAGCTCCCGTCCCGACACCAACTCCTGTGCCACCTCCGGCCGTAGTTCCTGCTCCAGTACCGGGAGCGGCCGTGGTTGCCAACGTTCCGGCTGCGACCGTTGCCAACCCCTCTCCCGTGGCGCAGTTGGTTTCCCCGGTGTTTAATAAGAATTTGAGTGTTGGTTCAAAAGGAGACGATGTAAAGCGATTGCAGGAACTTTTAGCCACCGATAAAGAAATTTATCCTGAAGGGCTGGTTACCGGCTATCTTGGTAATTTAACTAAGGCCGCTATCCGGAAATTCCAGCTCAAGTATGGAGTTATTCAGAAAGCGACCGACCCTGGAAATGGAAACCTGGGTCCGAAGACAAGGGCGAAGTTGAAGGAGATATTTGGTAGCGGCACAGTAGCTCCGGCCTCTGGCGCACAAGCGACTTTAGACGCCCTAACCAAGCAGTTGAAAGATTTACAGGCGCAAGCTGCTAAACCAGCCCCTGCCCCAGTGCCAGTCCCATCAACTTCTGCTCAGCAAGCCCAGTTGGATGCTCTAGTAAAGATGTTGCAGGAACTACAAGCTAAAGCTGCTAAACCAGCTCCGGCTCCAGTACCCGTCCCATCCACTTCCGCTCAGCAGGCCCAGTTAGAGGCTGCGTTGAAAGCTTTGAAAGAGTTACAAGCTAAGGTGGCGGCTCAATAAATCTAAACAAAATCCCCCTAGACTATGGGGGGATTTTGTTTTATTATTCAGGCAACGAAATGAAAGGCGTCATATTAGCAGGTGGCTCGGGGACGAGGCTTTATCCGGTGACCCTGGAGACGCCGAAGCCTTTATTGACCGTGAATCGAAAGCCTATTTTAAACCATTTGCTTGGTTTTTTTGCCAAACATGGAGTAGATGAAGCCACGATTCTTATCAATAAGAACCATACCGAAGATTTCCAGTGGTGGCAGAAGCGTTATGAAAATGAGTTGGGAGGAAAGATAGAGTTAGCGGTAGAGCATGAGCCACTCGGCACTTTTGGCGGCTTGAAGCTTATCTCTGAAAAATTAACCGAGCCGTTCATTCTTTCAAACGGAGATGAGTTAAAAGATTTTGATCTGTCCGCGTTGATAGCGGCTCATAAAGCCAATTCCGCAAAACCAATGGCGACTATCGCTTTGGTGAAAGTAGATAATGCGCAAAATTTCGGGGTCCCAGTAATGGAAGGCAATCTGATTATGCAGTTTTTAGAGAAGCCAAAAGATGTGCAATCTAGCTTCGTCAGCTCAGGAATATACATATTAGAGCCAGAAGTATTAAAGTATGCTGATTTTTCCAAGGGATTTTTGATGATTGAGAAAGACATCTTCCCTAAATTGGCGAAAGACGGAAAGTTAGCCGGGCATAGAGTAGAAAATTATCGATGGTTTCCCTGCGATACTTTAGAAAAATGGGAGAAAGCTATTAAGGAGTGGTAGGGTTATTTGAATCGGGACAGTAGACCGAAGTAGAACTTAAATTGAGGCAGTATGGAGAGTTTATGGATCGAGTTCATTTTGCGCCAGATGAGGAAGTTGGTGATTATTTGGGTAATCAGGGTTGCGGCGGCGGCGCCGGCGATGCCCCAGACGGGGATTAGGAGGAAATTGAAGACTACGTTGCCTACGGCGGAAGCCAACACGAACCAGACAAAGCTCTTTTGCGCATCAAAGGCGAAGATGGCGTTGCCGATGAGCGTGGAGGGATAAACTATCAAAATTGTGAAGATAAGGATTCGGAAAGTGTTTACAGCCGGAAGATATTCCGCGCCGAATAAAATATTAATTATTGGGTGAGCAAAGATGAGGCTTAGGGCTACTACTGGGACAGCCAACAGAATCACTCCCGCGAGCGCTTTTTCCAAGAGACCGATCACTATTGCCGGAGCGATTTTCGCCATCCTTGCCATCATTGGAAATATGCTGGAAGCGAGTAGGGTCGGTAATACATAGAGTAATAAGACCGGCTTTTGGGCGGCTGCGTAATGCCCGACTTCCACGGCCGAGCGGAGCCAACCGACCATAATGATGTCGGTGTTTAAATTGATTGCGCCCATTAAACCCATAAGGCCAAATGGCCAAGCGGTGGAGAGAATGTTTTTTACTAAGCGGCGGTCAAAATTGGTGAAGAAATTTCCGATGTGGCGGCGCAAGACAAACCAAATAGCCAGAAGCCCAAGGCCGCTCCCGACGGCGTAGGCATAAGAAAGCGCGCGACTGGTCGGCTCAAAGATTAGAAAAGCAATTCCCAAAACCACGATAGCGAGGTTAGTGAATACGCCAATCAGGGATTCAATTTCCATTTTTTCCATCGATCGGCTGATTGCCGAGCCAAGATCGCGCAGGGTGTCGAAGGCGAATACGAATATCAAAATCGGCATAATCGCGGCGGCTTCCGGAATGTTAGTTAAGTATGGAAAGGCGATGGCGACCCCTGCAATCAAGGCAATGAGTAATGTTAATTTTGTCCAGAAAGCGGTGGCGATATATTTATTCTTCAGCTCCGGATTGCGAGAAGCTTCTTTCGTGATGAGGGCGTTGATGCCGATGTCGGAGAAAATAGTCAGGAAGGCGGCGACCCCTAAAGCGTAAGAAAAAGCTCCCCAGCTGGCCGCGCCAAGCACCCTAGCGGCATAGATGACGATTGCGGCGCGGAATAAGCGTCCGGTTATTTGGCCGAAGAATAACCAAAAGGTATTTTTGGCGATAGTCTGGCCGACAGAGCTGTTGTGCAGCAGAAAATTCAATATAAATTTAATCATTTGAGCTTATTCGCAATATTACCTTTTTAATTCGCATTATTAGCGATTACTCCATTATTTCAAGTTGGTAAAAAGATATTTGACTGTGCGGAGGAGAATGATGAAATCTAGAGTGAGAGATCGGTTCTTCAGGTAGTACATATCATATTGGAGTTTTTCATATGCATCTTCCACTGAAGCCCCATATTTATAGTTGATTTGCGCCCAGCCGGTAATTCCGGGGCGCACCAAGAGACGCAATTCAAAATAAGGAACGTCCCTTTTCAAATGAGATACAAATTCCGGCCGGTCCGGCCGCGGGCCGACAAATGAAAGGTCGCCGCGGATTATATTCAGAAGTTGAGGAAGCTCATCAAGATGAGTAGCGCGCAGTATTCTTCCCAACAGGGTTGCGCGTTGGTCGCCCGGCTTCGCCCATTGAGGCCCATTTTTTTCCGCATCCGCTTTCATGGTGCGGAATTTGAATATCATAAATTCTCTTTCGTTGCGGCCGCTACGATTCTGGCGGAAAATAGCGGGACCCCTTGAAGTGATGTAAACAAATAGTCCGAGGAGTAATCCCAGAGGCAGGAGGGCGAGCGCCATCAATGAGGCCAGAAATATTTCTATCGGGCGTTTGATGAATTCATAAATTTTATGGCTTTTAGCCAGATTTTCTAGGAACCAAACTTCTTCCAGTTCTGCGAGGGGCAGTTTTTGGAAAACTTTTTCATATAATTCCGACAAATCCAGTACTTCAATTCCTAAAATAAGATTTTTATATATCAGACGGGCGGCTTTCGAGTTCTTTTTGATGTGCGCCGGCACAACTATCAGGTTAATTTTATTAGCGAGAATAATTTGGGCGAGATGTTCAAATTCTTTATCTTGTAGGCCTTCTTTCATCCAAAACTTTGTTTCATACCCCAGCTGAGGATTCTTGGCGATGTGGCCCACAACGTCTTCCACGGTTTTGTTGTAGCCGATCATCAATACGCGGTTCTCCGGAGCGCCAGTGCTCAAAAAAGTATTATATAAAGTGCGCCAGATATAGTTGGCTAGACCGAATATGATGATTGCAGTGAAAAGATTGGTTTTAGGGGTGATGCCAAAAGCCGGTATGAAGTAAAAGAGCAAAGTGGCGAGTACTCCGTTTACTACCAGCAGAGTGATGAACT
The sequence above is a segment of the bacterium genome. Coding sequences within it:
- a CDS encoding exopolysaccharide biosynthesis polyprenyl glycosylphosphotransferase, which translates into the protein MDLGVKLKQVTLLLGDVLILYASLAITLFIRYSGLSREAVDVHFWPFTFIFGIWLTTFYIGGLYDLKSLKNDLDFYKKFITLLVVNGVLATLLFYFIPAFGITPKTNLFTAIIIFGLANYIWRTLYNTFLSTGAPENRVLMIGYNKTVEDVVGHIAKNPQLGYETKFWMKEGLQDKEFEHLAQIILANKINLIVVPAHIKKNSKAARLIYKNLILGIEVLDLSELYEKVFQKLPLAELEEVWFLENLAKSHKIYEFIKRPIEIFLASLMALALLPLGLLLGLFVYITSRGPAIFRQNRSGRNEREFMIFKFRTMKADAEKNGPQWAKPGDQRATLLGRILRATHLDELPQLLNIIRGDLSFVGPRPDRPEFVSHLKRDVPYFELRLLVRPGITGWAQINYKYGASVEDAYEKLQYDMYYLKNRSLTLDFIILLRTVKYLFTNLK
- a CDS encoding peptidoglycan-binding domain-containing protein, which translates into the protein MKKVLTTLSVLALLPSLVAFAAYNSVTLNSGSSIVVSVGGSNLTLSVANGAVETLEVLTSSMTATLVSGSSLNIASTDRRNFTYTVGSAIATFTCGSSSSELSISSAGTQNITVTPGTTTCTSPDAGGGAGGGSSPSPSPSPSPSPSPSPAPVPTPTPVPPPAVVPAPVPGAAVVANVPAATVANPSPVAQLVSPVFNKNLSVGSKGDDVKRLQELLATDKEIYPEGLVTGYLGNLTKAAIRKFQLKYGVIQKATDPGNGNLGPKTRAKLKEIFGSGTVAPASGAQATLDALTKQLKDLQAQAAKPAPAPVPVPSTSAQQAQLDALVKMLQELQAKAAKPAPAPVPVPSTSAQQAQLEAALKALKELQAKVAAQ
- a CDS encoding flippase, with the protein product MIKFILNFLLHNSSVGQTIAKNTFWLFFGQITGRLFRAAIVIYAARVLGAASWGAFSYALGVAAFLTIFSDIGINALITKEASRNPELKNKYIATAFWTKLTLLIALIAGVAIAFPYLTNIPEAAAIMPILIFVFAFDTLRDLGSAISRSMEKMEIESLIGVFTNLAIVVLGIAFLIFEPTSRALSYAYAVGSGLGLLAIWFVLRRHIGNFFTNFDRRLVKNILSTAWPFGLMGLMGAINLNTDIIMVGWLRSAVEVGHYAAAQKPVLLLYVLPTLLASSIFPMMARMAKIAPAIVIGLLEKALAGVILLAVPVVALSLIFAHPIINILFGAEYLPAVNTFRILIFTILIVYPSTLIGNAIFAFDAQKSFVWFVLASAVGNVVFNFLLIPVWGIAGAAAATLITQIITNFLIWRKMNSIHKLSILPQFKFYFGLLSRFK
- a CDS encoding N-acetylneuraminate synthase family protein — protein: MNSEKIWEKIQKGVFIIAEVGKNFIQTEEDQPVGVYLENAKRLVDEAVAAGADAVKIQTHSVEDEILNINFVSPHFPNWKSGDRYGWVTRNTKGTPVKEFLLPLMQYAKEKGIFLFSTPMSRGAAKILHEQVNTQLWKIGSGDILDFVMLDYLRNTDKPIMLSSGMSTLEEVEKAVNFLREKNPRVALLHCVSKYPCPPEDLSLRTMDLYRRKFDMPIGFSDHSIGIEPDILAVAMGATILEKHFSVSRDVWGPDHKVSMTPAELRDLVRGVRELENNPAKKKEILESDYGRRGMGAEEKVLQDGETVFRPLFRKALMASQDIPPGIEITKEMLYAMRPQAMAGGLPSEKYKEVLGKKTKIALKKFDPITIEVLM
- a CDS encoding DMT family transporter, with amino-acid sequence MIVWFLFALSNAFSYSAHNAYSKYVISYSKLSKSAVIFLSSLVASIALFSAAYINGIPQLDRTFWIAVVVTGLINSITAPMLLRAYQLGEFSRVFSVSLLTPVFLLFTAFIFLGEIPRPLGIFGVMLTVVGLWFVERDSRKEVKKELAPEAGKIDRGVLLAIGVALLSSVTVNFDKLAAQHSSVFFGPAVALAIMAFTSGSYLMLIGKFRPSHLKGIGMQEIRGVISLGLIGALSNVLFNVALLIGLAVYTIAIKRMGILFGILWGWLFFKEKDIAKKLIGAMIAIGGVVLILFS
- a CDS encoding NAD(P)-dependent oxidoreductase — protein: MKILITEPQDYSPKALAAYKTMGEVVLGGEPNADTEVIVIRLKNKIDKSWMDKMPKLKVIASPTTGLNHIDVAEAEKRGIKLVTLRGHTEFLDKITSTAEETLALILALARKIPQAHEHVKAGGWNRDQFKGHQLAGQILGILGLGRLGKMVARYANSLGMKVIAADPAVDANAMSRHSAEKVSMEELFKKSDVLSVHVLLTEATQSLIKEDHLKLMKPTAHFINTARAEIVEKGALEKALRENWIAGAAVDVMWDEEGSGAHLAKSELWDIAKGGQHNLIIVPHIGGATYDAMQITEEFIADLVKKELLK
- a CDS encoding nucleotidyltransferase family protein; translated protein: MKGVILAGGSGTRLYPVTLETPKPLLTVNRKPILNHLLGFFAKHGVDEATILINKNHTEDFQWWQKRYENELGGKIELAVEHEPLGTFGGLKLISEKLTEPFILSNGDELKDFDLSALIAAHKANSAKPMATIALVKVDNAQNFGVPVMEGNLIMQFLEKPKDVQSSFVSSGIYILEPEVLKYADFSKGFLMIEKDIFPKLAKDGKLAGHRVENYRWFPCDTLEKWEKAIKEW
- a CDS encoding O-antigen ligase family protein; translated protein: MNSKTLANYYIWSIKALVFIIPFLSLWISTSMFFPYITGRNFAFRILVELALVLWLALVVLKKEYRPKMTPMTIAILAFVAIIGLANLLGVDPSGSFWSRLERMEGYMMILHLAAYFLVMTNVFRTKDEWLNFFKAFVGAGIWVGVYGMLQVLGIKEAIQGGGFRIDGTIGNPTYLAAYLTLVIALAIILFANATSKFWKYFYGSTIGFFLMVMFFTVSRGAVLSLVMATPLFLVLYLIFKKPTSAGEFRTRKLVIGLLVAVIVVPATLWLMRNTSLIQSNRALARLTSISFSEHTVRSRVMIWGIGLQAFKERPILGWGQENFIQAFSKYFNPGLYDQEPWFDRPHNIIFEWLVNGGVFGLASYLSLYGVLFYYIWKLGRRKIFTITESILVLVTLVAYFFQNLFVFENFNTYVLFFSIAAFLNRSYEESMPKHSVEDLGDRRSQSYAVLIAGLLIASAVIYFANIKPIAQARGIITALKATVSSGNPLANTLAAFKAAMAKNTFAKGETLEQLARVAGLLLGQGNFPTEAKLPFLRYAVDEIEKYLKDNPKNIRLHLMAANLYQGGRTLDPSYFGKSREHLEIARQLSPTKQQILFLQADNYLLTNEVEKALDVLEEAASLEPTYRDAQVNYATVGIFANRNDVVVKVVEAMNQNRLNNPDLKLHPALFHNFISDLAKLFDVYMRVGQPQNAKALYSYLLKLAPDAKLQGLEAPYQEIVNRLKGQL